One genomic window of Halorubrum hochsteinianum includes the following:
- a CDS encoding desampylase, protein MIELPRAVYDEIVSRAYAGGDAEVCGVLAGTTVGDGEAGDDGGTGDDAGGAGVTDATAVDEVTLVERAYAAENVADRPQIRYRIDPEEQLELLEAIEADGLDAVGFYHSHPAGPTEPSETDAARATWPDRSYVICALDGYPFVGSWRWRADAEAFERETVAVRGER, encoded by the coding sequence GTGATCGAACTCCCCAGGGCGGTCTACGACGAGATCGTCTCGCGGGCGTACGCCGGGGGCGACGCGGAGGTCTGCGGCGTCCTGGCCGGCACGACCGTCGGCGACGGCGAAGCCGGCGACGACGGCGGGACTGGCGACGACGCCGGCGGAGCGGGCGTCACCGACGCGACCGCCGTCGACGAAGTGACGCTCGTCGAGCGCGCCTACGCGGCCGAGAACGTCGCGGATCGGCCGCAGATCCGGTATCGGATCGATCCGGAGGAGCAGCTCGAACTGCTGGAGGCGATCGAGGCCGACGGGCTCGACGCGGTCGGCTTCTACCACTCGCACCCGGCCGGACCGACAGAACCGAGCGAGACGGACGCCGCGCGCGCGACGTGGCCGGACCGCTCGTACGTCATCTGCGCGCTGGACGGCTACCCCTTCGTCGGGTCGTGGCGCTGGCGCGCGGACGCGGAGGCGTTCGAGCGGGAGACGGTCGCCGTCCGCGGCGAGCGGTAG
- a CDS encoding DUF302 domain-containing protein: MSDAAAGSPAPTAEEALHTTLDMPFDDAVPFVQIEHELADFETVQVTRLDQMVEGMLGHDDVERTALIVVCHPEIAYDALGIDPTLAGMLPCTTIVYEREGDDPVHVHHVSATKAIRDLGCAPSESSADVEALVEKTGELMTVVWENIEEHGTE, encoded by the coding sequence ATGAGCGACGCTGCCGCCGGGTCTCCGGCACCGACCGCCGAGGAGGCCCTCCACACGACCCTCGACATGCCGTTCGACGACGCGGTGCCGTTCGTCCAGATCGAACACGAACTCGCCGACTTCGAGACGGTTCAGGTCACGCGGTTGGACCAGATGGTCGAGGGCATGCTCGGTCACGACGACGTCGAGCGGACGGCGCTGATCGTCGTCTGTCACCCGGAGATCGCGTACGACGCGCTCGGCATCGACCCGACGCTCGCCGGCATGCTCCCGTGTACGACCATCGTCTACGAGCGCGAGGGCGACGATCCGGTCCACGTCCACCACGTCTCGGCGACAAAGGCGATCCGCGATCTCGGCTGCGCCCCCTCGGAGTCGTCGGCCGACGTGGAGGCGCTCGTCGAGAAGACGGGCGAACTGATGACCGTCGTCTGGGAGAACATCGAGGAACACGGCACCGAGTAG
- a CDS encoding MGMT family protein: protein MSVSGTSGVYAREFDEIGRTVQVGFAGGRVISVSFPAEPPGDAEDDHDLLDRIGAYVGGERDEFPEVALGLTVPTDQRAVLESLRSVPYGEEVSVSRLARLSGFDPNDADDVATVRDALADNPIPLLLPDHRVSGGPYATPGDVRRALRRVEGIER, encoded by the coding sequence ATGAGCGTGTCGGGTACCTCCGGCGTGTATGCCCGGGAGTTCGACGAGATCGGTCGCACCGTTCAGGTGGGGTTCGCTGGCGGCCGCGTCATCTCGGTGTCGTTCCCGGCCGAACCGCCGGGCGACGCGGAGGACGACCACGACCTGTTGGACCGCATCGGCGCGTACGTCGGCGGCGAGCGCGACGAGTTCCCCGAGGTCGCGCTCGGGCTGACGGTGCCGACCGACCAGCGGGCGGTGCTGGAGTCGCTCCGGAGCGTTCCCTACGGCGAGGAGGTGTCGGTGAGCCGGCTCGCGCGGCTCAGCGGATTCGACCCGAACGACGCCGACGACGTGGCGACGGTGCGGGACGCGCTGGCCGACAACCCGATCCCCCTCCTGCTGCCGGACCACCGCGTGAGCGGCGGGCCGTACGCGACGCCGGGCGACGTCCGGCGCGCGCTCCGGCGCGTCGAAGGGATCGAACGCTGA
- the trpC gene encoding indole-3-glycerol phosphate synthase, whose translation MDDPDELAPAVRSILSAARERGGSRPSERVSVSPRDIDVALERAEADGRVPLIAEVKPTSPTTEGAREDDPVALAEGMVAGGAAALSVLTEPDHFGGSVGTLERVRDAVDVPVLRKDFVVDEAQLDAVESDLVLLIARFVGDDLADLLAAARDRGFRVLVEVHDREELARALDAGAKTVGVNNRDLAELVVDLGTFESVARHVPDEVTLIAESGIESPADVRRMRAAGADALLVGSAIMDGDVEANTRELVRAEADGDADGEDHRDTTEHPT comes from the coding sequence ATGGACGATCCAGACGAGCTGGCACCGGCGGTCAGATCGATCCTGTCCGCCGCTCGCGAACGCGGGGGGTCACGACCGAGCGAGCGGGTCTCGGTCTCGCCCCGCGACATCGACGTCGCGTTGGAGCGCGCCGAGGCCGACGGGCGCGTCCCGCTCATCGCCGAGGTGAAACCGACCAGTCCGACCACCGAGGGGGCCCGGGAGGACGACCCGGTCGCGCTCGCGGAGGGGATGGTCGCGGGCGGCGCGGCCGCCCTGAGCGTGCTCACCGAGCCGGACCACTTCGGCGGGAGCGTCGGCACCCTCGAACGCGTGCGCGACGCCGTCGACGTGCCGGTCCTGCGGAAGGACTTCGTCGTCGACGAGGCCCAGCTCGACGCCGTCGAGAGCGACCTCGTCCTGCTCATCGCCCGCTTCGTCGGCGACGACCTCGCGGACCTGCTCGCGGCCGCCCGCGACCGCGGCTTCAGGGTCCTCGTCGAGGTCCACGACCGCGAGGAGTTGGCGCGCGCGCTCGACGCGGGCGCGAAAACGGTCGGCGTCAACAACCGCGACCTCGCTGAGCTGGTCGTCGACCTCGGAACCTTCGAGTCCGTGGCGCGCCACGTCCCGGACGAGGTGACGCTGATCGCGGAAAGCGGCATCGAGTCGCCCGCCGACGTCCGTCGGATGCGCGCGGCCGGCGCGGACGCGCTCCTCGTCGGCAGCGCGATCATGGACGGCGACGTCGAGGCGAACACGCGCGAACTGGTGCGGGCGGAGGCGGACGGCGACGCGGACGGCGAGGACCACCGAGACACCACGGAACACCCAACATGA
- the trpB gene encoding tryptophan synthase subunit beta — protein MSETDTRTTEETETARRPGRERGRDDGKFGRYGGQYVPEALMPAIEELTDAYERYVLNNEDGFMEEFRERLADFGGRPTPLQRADRLSERYDTEVYLKREDLLHGGAHKLNNALGQVLLAKYMGKERIIAETGAGQHGTATAMAAAHLDMPCTIYMGERDINRQRPNVFRMKLNGSEVKPVTTGRGTLKEAISETMRDWAETVEDTHYVIGSIVGPHPFPVMVRDFQAVISEEAREQAIEKTGGLPTDVVACAGGGSNTMGTFAHFVDDEDVALHAVEAGGSTLEVDEEAGVAPNSASLFAGEEGVLHGARTKLLQDSDGQIMESHSVSSGLDYAGVGPELAYLVDEERVDPVAVDDDAALEGFHRLSNTEGIIPALETAHAFGYLEAHHEDLGERVVVNVSGRGDKDLDAAIEETDQRDVANAPDMSMFTGGM, from the coding sequence ATGAGCGAGACCGACACGCGGACGACGGAGGAAACGGAGACGGCGCGACGCCCCGGCCGCGAGCGCGGCCGCGACGACGGGAAGTTCGGCCGCTACGGCGGCCAGTACGTCCCCGAGGCGCTGATGCCGGCCATCGAGGAGCTGACCGACGCCTACGAGCGCTACGTCCTGAACAACGAGGACGGGTTCATGGAGGAGTTCCGCGAGCGCCTCGCGGACTTCGGCGGGCGGCCGACCCCGCTCCAGCGCGCCGACCGGCTCTCGGAGCGCTACGACACGGAGGTGTACCTCAAGCGCGAGGACCTCCTCCACGGCGGCGCGCACAAGCTGAACAACGCGCTGGGACAGGTCCTCTTGGCGAAGTACATGGGCAAAGAGCGCATCATCGCGGAGACCGGGGCCGGCCAGCACGGCACCGCGACGGCGATGGCGGCCGCCCACCTCGACATGCCCTGTACGATCTACATGGGCGAGCGTGACATCAACCGCCAGCGCCCCAACGTGTTCCGGATGAAGCTCAACGGCTCGGAGGTGAAGCCGGTGACGACGGGCCGCGGGACGCTGAAGGAGGCCATCTCCGAGACGATGCGCGACTGGGCCGAGACGGTCGAGGACACCCACTACGTGATCGGCTCCATCGTCGGTCCGCACCCCTTCCCGGTGATGGTCCGCGACTTCCAGGCGGTCATCTCCGAGGAGGCCCGCGAGCAGGCGATAGAGAAGACCGGCGGGCTCCCGACCGACGTGGTCGCCTGCGCGGGCGGCGGCTCGAACACGATGGGCACGTTCGCACACTTCGTCGACGACGAGGACGTCGCGCTCCACGCGGTCGAGGCCGGCGGCTCGACGCTGGAGGTCGACGAGGAGGCGGGCGTCGCGCCCAACTCCGCGTCGCTGTTCGCCGGCGAGGAGGGCGTCCTCCACGGGGCACGCACGAAGCTGCTTCAGGACTCGGACGGACAGATCATGGAGAGCCACTCGGTGTCCTCCGGGCTCGACTACGCCGGCGTCGGCCCGGAGCTCGCGTACCTCGTCGACGAGGAGCGCGTCGACCCGGTCGCGGTCGACGACGACGCCGCCTTGGAGGGGTTCCACCGACTCTCGAACACCGAGGGGATCATCCCCGCGCTGGAGACGGCCCACGCGTTCGGCTACCTCGAAGCGCACCACGAGGACCTCGGCGAGCGCGTGGTCGTGAACGTCTCCGGGCGCGGCGACAAGGACCTCGACGCCGCCATCGAGGAGACCGATCAGCGCGACGTGGCGAACGCGCCCGACATGTCGATGTTCACGGGGGGAATGTAG
- the trpA gene encoding tryptophan synthase subunit alpha, which yields MANSDALDAAFADGPAYVPYLVVGDPDYESSTAYVEALDRGGADVIELGLPFSEPIAEGSTIQEALVRSLDAGMTPDRFFAFAEDLEVDAALVCMTYYNLIYQYGKGEGPRPFVERAAAAGIQGLVVPDLPAEEADPLREACDEFGLDLIFIVAPTTRGDRLDRMMANVSGYVYVQARLGTTGARDDVSDQTTASLDRLGGYDVPKAVGFGISTGDHAERIVAGGADGIIVGSALVDVVAEGVAEDLSTAEVADRLEALSRELKQGAERGHRSRTGTVESA from the coding sequence ATGGCCAATTCCGACGCGCTCGACGCGGCGTTCGCGGACGGGCCGGCGTACGTCCCGTACCTCGTCGTCGGCGACCCCGACTACGAGTCGTCGACGGCGTACGTTGAGGCGCTCGACCGCGGCGGCGCGGACGTGATCGAACTCGGCCTCCCCTTCTCGGAGCCCATCGCGGAGGGGTCGACGATCCAGGAGGCGCTCGTCCGCTCGCTCGACGCGGGGATGACGCCCGACCGCTTCTTCGCGTTCGCGGAGGATCTGGAGGTCGACGCCGCGCTGGTGTGTATGACCTATTACAACCTCATCTATCAGTACGGCAAGGGCGAGGGTCCCCGTCCGTTCGTCGAGCGCGCGGCCGCCGCCGGCATTCAGGGGCTCGTCGTCCCCGACCTCCCCGCCGAGGAGGCCGACCCGCTCCGCGAGGCGTGCGACGAGTTCGGGCTGGACCTGATCTTCATCGTCGCCCCGACGACGCGCGGCGACCGGCTGGACCGGATGATGGCGAACGTCTCCGGCTACGTGTACGTTCAGGCGCGCTTGGGGACCACGGGCGCTCGCGACGACGTGTCGGACCAGACGACGGCGAGCCTCGACCGCCTCGGCGGGTACGACGTGCCGAAGGCGGTCGGGTTCGGCATCTCGACGGGCGACCACGCGGAGCGGATCGTCGCGGGCGGCGCGGACGGGATCATCGTCGGCTCGGCGCTCGTCGACGTGGTCGCCGAGGGCGTCGCGGAGGATCTGTCGACCGCCGAGGTCGCCGACCGATTAGAGGCGCTCTCCCGTGAATTGAAGCAGGGAGCCGAGCGCGGCCACCGCTCGCGGACCGGGACCGTCGAGTCCGCCTGA
- a CDS encoding 2-amino-3,7-dideoxy-D-threo-hept-6-ulosonate synthase — protein MTAGLSARLDRISTNDRYLIVPMDHGITMGAVEGLVDIESTIDGVTSGGADAVLTQRGIAERVHPNKNDAGYIVHVNGSTTIGPDEQDKRVTATAEDAVRAGADAVSFHINVGSDHEPDQIEELAELTADAERLGLPVLAMAYARGPGVDSTDPESLGHAVRLAEELGADVVKTGYSGDGDSFARVTESTRLPVVIAGGSKGTDRETVEMVRGAMDGDAAGVSMGRSIFQHDDPEGIARAVSAIVHDDASVEEALRAGGFVEA, from the coding sequence ATGACAGCAGGACTCTCGGCACGACTCGACCGCATCTCCACGAACGACCGATACCTCATCGTCCCGATGGACCACGGGATCACGATGGGCGCAGTCGAGGGGCTCGTCGACATCGAGTCGACGATCGACGGCGTCACCAGCGGCGGCGCGGACGCGGTGCTCACCCAGCGCGGCATCGCGGAGCGCGTCCACCCCAACAAGAACGACGCGGGGTACATCGTCCACGTCAACGGCTCGACGACGATCGGGCCGGACGAACAGGACAAGCGGGTCACCGCCACCGCCGAGGACGCGGTCCGCGCGGGCGCTGACGCCGTCTCGTTCCACATCAACGTCGGTTCCGACCACGAGCCAGACCAGATCGAGGAGCTGGCGGAGCTGACCGCGGACGCCGAGCGGCTCGGGCTGCCGGTCCTCGCGATGGCGTACGCGCGCGGCCCGGGCGTCGACAGCACCGACCCCGAGTCGCTCGGTCACGCCGTCCGGCTCGCCGAGGAGCTCGGCGCGGACGTGGTGAAGACGGGCTACTCCGGCGACGGCGACTCCTTCGCGCGGGTGACGGAGTCGACCCGGCTGCCGGTCGTCATCGCCGGCGGCTCGAAGGGGACCGACCGCGAGACGGTGGAGATGGTCCGCGGCGCGATGGACGGCGACGCCGCCGGCGTGTCGATGGGTCGGTCGATCTTCCAGCACGACGACCCCGAGGGGATCGCCCGCGCGGTCTCCGCCATCGTCCACGACGACGCCTCGGTCGAGGAGGCGCTCCGCGCGGGCGGCTTCGTCGAGGCGTAG
- a CDS encoding HTTM domain-containing protein — MTPPRQRLSKAGSRWAAARDPLRERAAPYLGIDPRALGVFRVALALLLLADLLVYRLPGVVPFYTDAGVLPRSTLAEAYPLLDDVSIHALSGSARVQTGLIAVAALAAVCLLVGYRTRAATGVSVVLLASLYARNPYAINGGNTILVVFLFVSLFLPLDARWSLGGSRGSGVVERRACSVGTAVTLLTLVSIYAANAVSKYRSDAWVSGVAVPRIFQLGEFTVGLGPLVADHAAVLAAVNWLWIALLSASVLLVAATGRLRTGVALAFVAAHLGMAATMRLAVFPFVMVSVLLLFLPPRVWDHVETAGSELPVPGRSTGHTARSDGGRAGGGSGDGGRGDGGTDGPGKAAGSAFPVEPRIRRGLRAGAALLLVGFFLALVWWQAAGVGLVDLPASEPAGELSEASWSFFAPNPPDASGWYVVRGTLESGDAIDVRDGGAVAFDRPPDAAATYPTTLWHQFGFRMKDAGESRYRPVASYVCERSDRDLSSVTVFHVEQPVDPDGPVGEPRVEEQIHAAC; from the coding sequence ATGACGCCACCACGGCAGCGGCTGTCGAAGGCGGGTTCCCGATGGGCGGCGGCGCGCGACCCCCTCCGCGAGCGCGCCGCACCCTACCTCGGGATCGATCCGCGGGCGCTCGGCGTCTTCAGGGTCGCGCTGGCCCTCCTCCTCCTCGCCGACCTGCTGGTCTATCGGCTCCCGGGCGTGGTGCCGTTCTACACGGACGCCGGCGTCCTGCCGCGGTCGACGCTCGCCGAGGCGTACCCGCTGTTGGACGACGTTTCGATCCACGCGCTCTCCGGTTCGGCGCGGGTACAGACCGGACTGATCGCCGTCGCCGCCCTCGCCGCCGTCTGCCTGCTCGTCGGCTATCGAACCCGGGCGGCGACGGGCGTCTCCGTCGTCCTGCTCGCGTCGCTGTACGCCCGGAACCCGTACGCGATCAACGGCGGGAACACGATTCTGGTCGTGTTCCTCTTCGTGAGCCTCTTCCTCCCGCTCGACGCCCGCTGGTCGCTCGGCGGGAGCCGTGGGAGCGGCGTCGTCGAACGGCGGGCCTGTTCGGTCGGCACGGCCGTCACGCTGCTGACGCTCGTGTCCATCTACGCGGCGAACGCGGTCTCGAAGTACCGGAGCGACGCGTGGGTCTCGGGCGTCGCGGTCCCCCGGATCTTCCAGTTGGGGGAGTTCACCGTGGGACTCGGCCCGCTCGTCGCCGATCACGCCGCGGTCCTCGCGGCGGTGAACTGGCTCTGGATCGCCCTCCTCTCGGCGTCCGTCCTGCTGGTCGCCGCGACCGGACGGCTGAGGACGGGAGTCGCGCTCGCGTTCGTCGCCGCGCACCTCGGCATGGCCGCGACGATGCGGCTCGCCGTGTTCCCGTTCGTCATGGTCTCGGTCCTGCTGCTGTTCCTGCCGCCCCGCGTCTGGGACCACGTCGAGACGGCCGGGTCGGAGCTCCCCGTTCCCGGCCGGTCGACTGGGCACACCGCCCGGAGCGACGGCGGGCGCGCTGGCGGCGGGAGCGGCGACGGCGGACGTGGCGACGGCGGAACGGATGGCCCCGGGAAGGCGGCCGGGTCCGCGTTCCCGGTCGAACCCCGAATCCGTCGCGGGCTTCGAGCCGGAGCCGCCCTGCTGCTCGTTGGCTTTTTCCTCGCATTGGTGTGGTGGCAGGCCGCGGGCGTCGGGCTCGTCGACCTCCCGGCGTCGGAGCCGGCGGGCGAGCTGTCGGAGGCGAGCTGGTCGTTCTTCGCGCCGAACCCGCCCGACGCCTCCGGCTGGTACGTCGTCCGCGGGACGCTCGAATCGGGCGACGCGATCGACGTGCGGGACGGCGGGGCGGTCGCGTTCGACCGGCCGCCGGACGCGGCGGCGACGTATCCGACGACCCTCTGGCACCAGTTCGGGTTCAGGATGAAGGACGCGGGCGAGTCGCGGTACCGACCGGTGGCGTCGTACGTCTGCGAGCGGTCGGACCGCGACCTGTCGTCCGTGACCGTCTTCCACGTCGAACAGCCCGTCGACCCGGACGGACCGGTCGGAGAACCGCGGGTGGAAGAGCAAATTCACGCCGCCTGTTAA
- a CDS encoding 3-dehydroquinate synthase II: protein MTRTVWVKADGDVGDWEARKRRVTAAIEAGADWVLVDEQDVGRVRELGDVNVAAFRSDADVIDDAESDAEADAYFVGKGGEGDGTIAMPDDLSGSADLTTLRRRDDRAQGAYVRVLGTEYEAFAEAAADDAEFTVIVGEDWSIIPLENLIARVGEETHLVAGATTAAEARTAFETLEIGADGVLLDADDPDEIRGAVEARDAADRETLDLSYAEVTEVEQTGMADRVCIDTGSLMDDTEGMLVGSMSRGLFFVHAETAESPYVASRPFRVNAGAVHAYVRNAEGGTNYLAELSSGDEVQLVDTDGNTREAVVGRVKIEKRPMFRIQAEVETDEGTDRIETLIQNAETVKIATSEGRKAVTEVEPGDEALVYYEDVARHFGEAVEESIIEK, encoded by the coding sequence ATGACACGCACGGTCTGGGTCAAAGCCGACGGCGACGTCGGCGACTGGGAGGCGCGCAAGCGACGGGTCACGGCCGCCATCGAGGCCGGGGCGGACTGGGTCCTCGTCGACGAGCAGGACGTCGGGCGCGTCCGGGAGCTCGGCGACGTCAACGTCGCGGCGTTCCGCTCCGACGCCGACGTGATCGACGACGCCGAGAGCGACGCCGAGGCCGACGCGTACTTCGTCGGGAAGGGCGGCGAGGGCGACGGAACGATCGCGATGCCCGACGACCTCTCGGGGTCGGCGGACCTGACGACGCTCCGCCGGCGCGATGACCGCGCGCAGGGCGCGTACGTCCGCGTCCTCGGGACCGAGTACGAGGCGTTCGCGGAGGCCGCGGCCGACGACGCCGAGTTCACCGTGATCGTCGGCGAGGACTGGTCCATCATCCCGCTGGAGAACCTGATCGCCCGGGTCGGCGAGGAGACGCACCTCGTCGCGGGCGCGACCACCGCCGCGGAGGCCCGGACCGCCTTCGAGACGCTTGAGATCGGCGCGGACGGCGTCCTCCTCGACGCGGACGACCCCGACGAGATCCGCGGCGCGGTCGAGGCCCGCGACGCGGCCGACCGCGAGACGCTCGACCTCTCGTACGCCGAGGTGACGGAGGTCGAGCAGACCGGGATGGCTGACCGCGTCTGTATCGACACGGGGTCGCTGATGGACGACACCGAGGGGATGTTAGTCGGCTCGATGTCGCGCGGGCTCTTCTTCGTCCACGCCGAGACCGCGGAGTCGCCGTACGTCGCCTCCCGCCCGTTCCGCGTGAACGCGGGCGCGGTCCACGCGTACGTCCGCAACGCCGAGGGCGGCACCAACTACCTCGCGGAGCTGTCGAGCGGCGACGAGGTCCAGCTCGTCGACACCGACGGCAACACCCGCGAGGCGGTGGTAGGCCGGGTGAAGATAGAGAAGCGCCCGATGTTCCGGATTCAGGCGGAGGTCGAGACGGACGAGGGGACCGACCGCATCGAGACGCTCATCCAGAACGCCGAGACTGTGAAGATCGCCACGAGCGAGGGCCGCAAGGCGGTCACCGAGGTCGAGCCGGGCGACGAGGCGCTCGTCTACTACGAGGACGTGGCGCGCCACTTCGGCGAGGCCGTAGAGGAGAGCATCATCGAGAAGTGA
- a CDS encoding carboxypeptidase M32: MATEATADDTDDASDAPDAYDALLDRVQRWNAVGSASGVLGWDQQVMMPEGGTPARSKQLSALSSVHHDMVTDDETGELLDELDDADLTDEQAAVVREVRREYERADAVPVDLVEEISETGSEALQAWEEAKAEDDFETFAPHLEKHVELKREYAEHIDPDRDPYEVLFEEFEPCLSMERAESILTELREALVPMIDDIRDSDVELAVDTFEGTFDEETQEELSREALELVGYDFDRGRLDVSSHPFTSGNQFDCRVTTRFDETDPLGAVGSTIHEFGHAQYNLGLPQEHFGTPLGQSRDLSVHESQSRLWENHVGRSEAFWERFLPVFQEHFPQTDDATVRDAYEAFNQVYEDNFIRVEADELTYHLHIVIRFEIERDLIRGDLDVEDVPEVWNDKYEEYLGIRPETDSEGCLQDIHWSHGNFGYFPTYSLGSVMAAQLFAAAEDDIDDLDAKIAEGDFDDLHDWLGENVHRHGSRYETNELVKRATGEDFTADAFLDYVDEKYGELYGI; the protein is encoded by the coding sequence ATGGCAACGGAAGCCACGGCAGACGACACGGACGACGCGTCTGACGCACCGGACGCATACGACGCCCTCCTCGACCGCGTCCAGCGGTGGAACGCGGTCGGCAGCGCCTCCGGCGTCCTCGGCTGGGACCAGCAGGTGATGATGCCGGAGGGCGGCACGCCCGCCCGGTCGAAGCAGCTCTCGGCGCTTTCCTCGGTCCACCACGACATGGTCACCGACGACGAGACCGGCGAGCTGCTCGACGAGCTGGACGACGCCGACCTCACGGACGAGCAGGCCGCGGTCGTCCGCGAGGTCCGACGCGAGTACGAGCGCGCCGACGCGGTCCCGGTCGACCTCGTCGAGGAGATCTCGGAGACCGGCTCCGAGGCGCTCCAGGCGTGGGAGGAGGCGAAGGCCGAGGACGACTTCGAAACGTTCGCCCCGCATCTCGAGAAGCACGTCGAGCTGAAACGCGAGTACGCGGAGCACATCGACCCCGACCGCGACCCCTACGAGGTCCTCTTCGAGGAGTTCGAGCCCTGCCTGTCGATGGAGCGCGCCGAGTCGATCCTCACCGAGCTCCGAGAGGCGCTCGTCCCGATGATCGACGACATCCGCGACTCCGATGTCGAGCTCGCGGTCGACACCTTCGAGGGCACGTTCGACGAGGAGACCCAGGAGGAACTCTCCCGGGAGGCGCTGGAGCTCGTCGGCTACGACTTCGACCGCGGCCGCCTCGACGTCTCCTCGCACCCGTTCACCTCCGGCAACCAGTTCGACTGCCGCGTGACCACCCGGTTCGACGAGACCGACCCGCTCGGTGCGGTCGGCTCGACGATCCACGAGTTCGGCCACGCCCAGTACAACCTCGGGCTCCCGCAGGAGCACTTCGGCACGCCGCTCGGCCAGTCCCGCGACCTCTCGGTCCACGAGTCGCAGTCCCGGCTCTGGGAGAACCACGTCGGGCGCAGCGAGGCGTTCTGGGAGCGGTTCCTCCCCGTCTTCCAGGAGCACTTCCCGCAGACCGACGACGCCACCGTCCGGGATGCCTACGAGGCGTTCAACCAGGTGTACGAGGACAACTTCATCCGGGTCGAGGCCGACGAGCTCACCTACCACCTCCACATCGTGATCCGGTTCGAGATCGAGCGCGACCTGATCCGCGGCGACCTCGACGTCGAGGACGTGCCCGAGGTGTGGAACGACAAGTACGAGGAGTACCTCGGCATCCGGCCGGAGACCGACAGCGAGGGCTGCCTTCAGGACATCCACTGGAGCCACGGCAACTTCGGCTACTTCCCGACCTACTCGCTCGGCTCCGTGATGGCCGCACAGCTGTTCGCGGCCGCCGAGGACGACATCGACGACCTCGACGCGAAGATCGCGGAGGGCGACTTCGACGACCTCCACGACTGGCTCGGCGAGAACGTCCATCGGCACGGCTCCCGCTACGAGACGAACGAGCTCGTGAAGCGCGCGACCGGCGAGGACTTCACCGCCGACGCGTTCCTCGACTACGTCGACGAGAAGTACGGCGAGCTGTACGGAATTTAA
- a CDS encoding threonine aldolase family protein: MPEADELDIDLRSDTVTTPSDAMRDAAATAEVGDDVYRDDPTVNELEARAAEAVGTEAALYVPSGTMANQIAVHVHTEPGQELLLERESHIYRWELAGAAKLSGVQTRTIDAGDRCVPTPEAVREGLVDEDLHRPGTGLLAVENTHNYRGGKAVPVDRIAAAAEAARERDVPVHLDGARVFNAAVALGVDASEVVEPVDSVTFCLSKGLGAPVGSILAGDEAFVEDARRVRKLFGGGMRQAGMIAAPGLKALENVDRLADDHANAERLAAGLDALDGVDAPAPDTNIVVAHTEAAGIEAADLVTACKAAGVGCVEFDDHTTRFTTHLDVDADEVDAAVDRIAGVVEDLRA; this comes from the coding sequence ATGCCCGAAGCCGACGAACTCGACATCGACCTGCGCTCGGACACCGTGACGACGCCCTCGGACGCGATGCGCGACGCGGCCGCGACCGCCGAGGTCGGCGACGACGTGTACCGCGACGACCCGACGGTCAACGAGCTGGAGGCCCGCGCTGCCGAGGCGGTCGGCACCGAGGCCGCGCTGTACGTCCCCTCGGGGACGATGGCGAACCAGATCGCGGTCCACGTCCACACGGAGCCCGGCCAAGAGCTCCTCTTGGAGCGCGAGTCGCACATCTACCGCTGGGAACTGGCCGGCGCGGCGAAGCTCTCGGGCGTCCAGACGCGGACGATAGACGCCGGCGACCGCTGCGTCCCGACCCCCGAGGCGGTCCGCGAGGGGCTCGTCGACGAGGACCTCCACCGGCCCGGGACCGGCCTCCTCGCCGTGGAGAACACGCACAACTATCGGGGCGGCAAGGCGGTCCCGGTCGACCGGATCGCGGCCGCGGCCGAGGCCGCCCGCGAACGCGACGTGCCGGTCCACCTCGACGGCGCGCGCGTGTTCAACGCCGCGGTCGCGCTCGGCGTCGACGCGAGCGAGGTCGTCGAGCCCGTCGACAGCGTCACCTTCTGTCTCTCGAAGGGGCTCGGCGCGCCCGTCGGGTCGATCCTCGCCGGCGACGAGGCGTTCGTCGAGGACGCCCGCCGCGTCCGGAAGCTGTTCGGCGGCGGGATGCGACAGGCCGGGATGATCGCCGCGCCCGGGCTGAAAGCGCTGGAGAACGTCGACCGCCTCGCCGACGACCACGCCAACGCGGAGCGGCTCGCGGCCGGCCTCGACGCGCTCGACGGCGTCGACGCGCCCGCGCCCGACACCAACATCGTGGTCGCTCACACCGAGGCGGCCGGGATCGAGGCCGCGGACCTCGTGACGGCGTGTAAGGCGGCCGGCGTGGGCTGCGTCGAGTTCGACGACCACACGACGCGGTTCACCACGCACCTCGACGTCGACGCCGACGAGGTCGACGCCGCGGTCGACCGGATCGCCGGCGTCGTCGAGGACCTGCGGGCCTGA